In Meleagris gallopavo isolate NT-WF06-2002-E0010 breed Aviagen turkey brand Nicholas breeding stock chromosome 5, Turkey_5.1, whole genome shotgun sequence, a single window of DNA contains:
- the PSMC3 gene encoding 26S proteasome regulatory subunit 6A: MKSEVLRVTHELQAMKDKIKENSEKIKVNKTLPYLVSNVIELLDVDPNDQEEDGANIDLDSQRKGKCAVIKTSTRQTYFLPVIGLVDAEKLKPGDLVGVNKDSYLILETLPTEYDSRVKAMEVDERPTEQYSDIGGLDKQIQELVEAIVLPMNHKEKFENLGIQPPKGVLMYGPPGTGKTLLARACAAQTKATFLKLAGPQLVQMFIGDGAKLVRDAFALAKEKAPSIIFIDELDAIGTKRFDSEKAGDREVQRTMLELLNQLDGFQPNTQVKVIAATNRVDILDPALLRSGRLDRKIEFPMPNEEARARIMQIHSRKMNVSPDVNYEELARCTDDFNGAQCKAVCVEAGMIALRRGATELTHEDYMEGILEVQAKKKANLQYYA, from the exons ATGAAGAGCGAAGTGCTGAGAGTGACCCACGAGCTTCAGGCCATGAAAGATAAGATCAAAGAGAACAGTGAGAAGATCAAAGTGAACAAAACTCTGCCGTACCTTGTCTCAAATGTTATTGAG CTATTGGATGTTGACCCCAACGACcaggaggaggatggagcaAATATTGACCTGGATTCCCAGAGAAAGGGCAAGTGTGCTGTTATCAAGACCTCTACACGCCAG ACGTATTTCCTGCCTGTTATCGGGTTGGTTGATGCTGAGAAGTTGAAGCCTGGAGATCTAGTG GGTGTGAACAAGGACTCTTACTTGATTTTGGAGACTCTGCCTACTGAATATGATTCACGGGTGAAGGCCATGGAAGTGGATGAGAGACCCACAGAGCAGTACAGCGACATCGGGGGGCTTGATAAACAAATCCAAGAG CTCGTGGAGGCCATCGTCCTGCCAATGAATCATAAGGAGAAATTTGAAAACTTGGGTATACAGCCTCCCAAAGGAGTCCTTATGTACGGGCCTCCAGGAACAGGGAAGACGCTTCTAGCTCGAGCATGTGCTGCCCAGACCAAG GCTACATTCCTGAAACTTGCAGGGCCACAACTTGTGCAGATGTTCATCGGTGATGGAGCCAAGCTGGTACGAGATGCTTTTGCTCTAGCCAAGGAAAAAGCTCCTTCCATTATCTTTATTGATGAACTGGATGCCATTGGCACTAAAAG GTTTGATAGTGAAAAGGCTGGTGATCGGGAAGTGCAGAGGACCATGCTGGAGCTGCTTAATCAGCTTGATGGTTTCCAGCCCAATACACAAGTCAAG GTGATTGCTGCAACCAACCGCGTTGATATCTTGGACCCAGCTTTGCTCCGCTCTGGACGATTAGATCGCAAGATTGAGTTCCCAATGCCTAATGAGGAGGCCAGAGCCAGAATTATGCAGATCCATTCACGCAAAATGAATGTCAG TCCTGATGTAAACTACGAGGAACTGGCTCGTTGCACAGATGATTTCAACGGAGCCCAGTGCAAGGCTGTATGCGTTGAAGCG GGGATGATTGCCCTCCGCCGTGGAGCTACAGAGCTCACCCATGAGGATTACATGGAAGGAATCCTAGAGgttcaagcaaagaaaaaagccaatCTGCAGTACTATGCCTGA
- the LOC100551155 gene encoding transmembrane protein 178B-like, translating into FWYSPYVSSAGPANSAASSSHKGFALFHTDVSFTGVIQRCTAVKYHYTSSSLPRNLPINITNTIRQDEWHALHLRRMTAGFIGMAVSIILFGWIIGVLGCCKQQELMQYVAGLLFLMGGTCCIISLCTCVAGINFELSRYPRYVYGLPEDISHGYGWSMFCAWGGLGLTLLAGFLCTLAPSLNTSRASVQKPRQENGAV; encoded by the exons TTCTGGTACTCCCCCTACGTGAGCTCTGCCGGGCCAGCCAACTCAGCAGCAAGCTCAAGTCACAAGGGTTTTGCTCTGTTTCATACTGATGTCTCTTTTACAGGAGTTATTCAGCGCTGCACTGCTGTAAAGTATCACTACACCTCCAGCTCTCTGCCACGGAACTTACCCATCAACATCACCAACACCATCCGGCAGGATGAGTGGCACGCTCTCC ATCTGCGGAGGATGACAGCTGGCTTCATTGGCATGGCAGTCTCCATCATCCTGTTTGGGTGGATCATCGGTGTGCTGGGGTGCTGCAAACAGCAGGAGCTCATGCAGTACGTGGCTGGACTACTCTTCCTAATGGGAG GTACCTGTTGCATCATCTCTCTCTGCACGTGCGTAGCTGGGATCAATTTTGAGTTGTCGCGCTACCCTCGCTACGTCTACGGGCTGCCAGAGGACATCAGTCATGGCTATGGCTGGTCCATGTTCTGTGCCTGGGGAGGCCTGGGCCTTACCCTGCTGGCTGGGTTCCTCTGCACTTTGGCCCCGTCCCTCAACACTTCGCGAGCATCCGTACAAAAACCCAGACAAGAGAACGGGGCTGTGTGA